In the genome of Porphyrobacter sp. ULC335, one region contains:
- a CDS encoding UDP-glucose--hexose-1-phosphate uridylyltransferase, protein MMLDLAQPHRRFNPLTGGWVQVSPQRMGRPWQGEVSPPDPPPPSYDPGCYLCPGNARVGGEVNPAYEGVYVFANDFPALAEDAPGGTSDDPLFRVEASAGVCRVICFSPDHGKSLPLLTPVQLRSVVDCWADQTAELGARFASVQVFENKGAMMGCSNPHPHGQVWATAHLPKETATEDAQQRDYYAAHGRPLLLDVATREASSGERVVESNDDWLAVVPFWAAWPFETLLLPRFAVQRMPDLTASQRASLAAILKALTTRYDNLFQTSFPYSMGWHGAPFTAGAQDHWQLHAHFYPPLLRSASVRKFMVGYEMLAEPQRDLTPERAAEMLRSVSGSVHYRA, encoded by the coding sequence GGGGCGGCCGTGGCAGGGTGAGGTCAGCCCGCCCGATCCCCCGCCGCCGTCCTATGATCCGGGCTGCTACCTGTGCCCCGGCAATGCCCGTGTCGGCGGCGAGGTGAACCCGGCCTACGAAGGCGTTTACGTCTTCGCCAATGACTTTCCCGCGTTGGCCGAAGATGCGCCGGGCGGCACGAGCGATGATCCGCTGTTCCGGGTCGAGGCTTCCGCAGGCGTGTGCCGGGTGATCTGCTTCTCACCCGATCACGGCAAGTCGCTGCCCCTGCTTACCCCAGTGCAATTGCGCAGCGTGGTCGATTGCTGGGCCGACCAGACTGCCGAACTCGGCGCGCGCTTCGCCAGTGTGCAGGTGTTCGAGAACAAGGGCGCGATGATGGGGTGTTCCAACCCCCATCCCCACGGACAGGTCTGGGCAACCGCGCATCTGCCGAAGGAAACCGCCACCGAGGACGCACAGCAGCGCGATTACTACGCCGCCCATGGCCGCCCGCTGCTGCTCGACGTGGCGACGCGCGAGGCGTCCTCGGGTGAGCGGGTGGTCGAGAGCAATGATGATTGGCTGGCCGTGGTGCCCTTCTGGGCGGCATGGCCGTTCGAAACGCTGCTGCTGCCGCGCTTTGCCGTGCAGCGGATGCCCGATCTGACCGCCAGCCAGCGCGCCAGCCTCGCCGCGATCCTCAAGGCGCTGACCACCCGCTACGACAACCTGTTCCAGACCAGCTTTCCCTATTCGATGGGCTGGCACGGGGCACCTTTCACGGCGGGCGCGCAGGATCACTGGCAGCTCCACGCCCATTTCTATCCGCCGCTGCTGCGTTCGGCATCGGTGCGCAAATTCATGGTCGGCTACGAAATGCTGGCAGAACCGCAGCGCGATCTCACGCCCGAGCGGGCAGCGGAGATGTTGCGTTCCGTCAGCGGGTCAGTGCATTACCGGGCCTGA
- the galK gene encoding galactokinase, translating to MDRREKLMARARQGYRLAYGAEPTHFFAAPGRVNLIGEHVDYNDGYVLPCAIDREAIVALGPADRDDPVPRFEAVALDMGEMASARDSFDLVGPIRQGENNWQNHVRGVIQALGRYGHRVKPARIAIAGDVPIGAGLSSSAAFGVAVALACSEHSGLGLSPTMLAKVAQIAENDFVGCACGIMDQMASAASVADHALLLDCRTLEHMPIPVHPSLAITVIDTGIRRSLTESAFNQRRAECEAVAAHFGLKALRDLDWATLEAAQDSLDPTLYRRARHVVGEIQRVEPVGTALAQGDTALLAEVMREAHLSLSADFDVSLPQIDRLAALIAEGLDDAGGVRLTGAGFGGCLVAVTAHDAAPVIEAAVALYNTGADLPARTETFRPISGAAAIRID from the coding sequence ATGGACCGCCGCGAAAAACTGATGGCCCGCGCAAGGCAGGGCTACCGGCTTGCCTACGGGGCAGAGCCGACGCACTTTTTTGCGGCGCCGGGCCGGGTGAACCTGATCGGCGAGCATGTCGATTACAATGATGGCTATGTCCTGCCCTGCGCAATCGACCGCGAGGCGATCGTGGCGCTTGGCCCGGCGGACAGGGATGACCCGGTGCCGCGCTTCGAGGCTGTCGCGCTCGATATGGGCGAAATGGCCAGCGCGCGGGACAGCTTCGATCTGGTCGGCCCGATTCGGCAGGGCGAGAATAACTGGCAGAACCACGTGCGCGGGGTGATCCAGGCGCTGGGACGCTATGGCCACCGGGTCAAGCCGGCGCGGATCGCGATTGCTGGCGACGTGCCGATCGGCGCGGGGCTTTCCTCCTCGGCGGCGTTCGGCGTGGCGGTGGCGCTGGCCTGTTCGGAACATTCGGGGCTGGGGCTTTCGCCGACCATGCTCGCCAAGGTGGCGCAGATTGCCGAGAATGATTTCGTCGGCTGCGCCTGCGGGATCATGGACCAGATGGCATCGGCGGCGAGCGTGGCGGACCATGCGCTGCTGCTCGATTGCCGGACGCTGGAACACATGCCGATCCCGGTCCACCCGAGCCTTGCCATCACGGTGATCGACACCGGCATCCGCCGCAGTCTGACCGAGAGTGCATTCAACCAGCGCCGCGCCGAATGCGAGGCAGTGGCGGCGCATTTCGGGCTGAAGGCCCTGCGCGATCTCGATTGGGCCACGCTTGAGGCGGCGCAGGATTCGCTCGATCCCACGCTCTATCGCCGCGCGCGGCACGTGGTCGGGGAAATCCAGCGGGTCGAACCGGTCGGCACGGCGCTGGCGCAGGGCGACACGGCTCTGCTGGCCGAGGTCATGCGCGAGGCGCACCTGTCGCTCTCAGCGGATTTCGATGTCTCGCTGCCGCAGATTGACCGGCTGGCGGCGTTGATCGCGGAAGGGCTGGACGATGCGGGCGGCGTGCGGCTGACGGGGGCAGGCTTTGGCGGCTGTCTGGTCGCCGTCACTGCCCATGATGCCGCCCCCGTTATCGAAGCGGCTGTCGCGCTCTACAATACCGGTGCCGATCTGCCCGCCCGGACCGAGACGTTCCGGCCGATCAGTGGGGCAGCGGCGATCAGGATTGACTGA
- a CDS encoding ArsR/SmtB family transcription factor, producing MVIEDIFKALGDPTRLRIARLLGTMELAVGELAQVLGQSQPRVSRHVGILCDVGLAERRREGSWVFLRQSESSGAVIAAVQDLLALAETTEPAFAALCEADRRKLAAIRESREAAAETYFARHAGEWDDLRALHSADAEVERHLADALAEAPLGALLDIGTGTGRMAELFAPQADRIVALDKNLEMLRVARAKLQHLPTARIELVQGDFADLPFPDAGFDTVLLHQVLHFATDPAPALAEAARVLRSGGRIAIVDFASHDHEELRTRHQHARLGFTDRQMAELLRAAGFTASPPLALEGGELIVKIWIGKRRAAAASPAKTPALETAR from the coding sequence ATGGTGATCGAGGACATCTTCAAAGCGCTGGGCGATCCGACCCGGCTGCGCATCGCCCGCCTGCTCGGGACGATGGAGCTGGCCGTGGGCGAACTCGCGCAGGTGCTCGGGCAAAGCCAGCCGCGCGTGTCGCGGCATGTCGGCATCCTGTGCGATGTCGGCCTGGCCGAGCGCCGCCGCGAAGGCAGCTGGGTGTTCCTGCGCCAGAGCGAATCGAGCGGGGCAGTGATTGCCGCCGTGCAGGATCTGCTCGCTCTTGCCGAAACCACCGAACCCGCCTTTGCCGCCTTGTGCGAAGCTGACCGGCGCAAGCTCGCCGCGATCCGCGAATCGCGCGAGGCTGCGGCCGAAACCTATTTCGCGCGCCACGCCGGCGAGTGGGACGATCTGCGCGCGCTCCACAGCGCCGACGCCGAGGTCGAACGCCACCTTGCCGATGCGCTGGCCGAAGCGCCGCTCGGCGCGCTGCTCGACATCGGCACCGGCACCGGCCGGATGGCGGAACTGTTCGCGCCGCAGGCCGACCGCATCGTCGCGCTCGACAAGAATCTGGAAATGCTGCGTGTCGCCCGAGCCAAGCTCCAGCATCTGCCCACCGCCCGGATCGAGCTGGTGCAGGGCGATTTTGCTGATCTGCCGTTCCCCGATGCCGGTTTCGATACCGTGCTGCTGCATCAGGTGCTGCACTTCGCCACCGATCCCGCGCCCGCGCTGGCTGAGGCCGCGCGCGTGCTGCGCAGCGGCGGGCGGATCGCGATTGTCGATTTCGCCAGCCACGATCACGAGGAACTGCGCACCCGCCACCAGCACGCACGCCTCGGCTTCACCGACCGCCAGATGGCCGAATTGCTGCGCGCCGCCGGCTTCACCGCCAGTCCCCCGCTCGCGCTCGAAGGTGGCGAGCTGATCGTGAAGATCTGGATCGGCAAGCGCCGTGCCGCCGCCGCTTCCCCTGCCAAGACCCCTGCTCTGGAAACTGCCCGATGA
- the metF gene encoding methylenetetrahydrofolate reductase [NAD(P)H], translating into MTPTLDQLNEYRTATDTPLFSGLPGDVAVSFEFFPPKSAKMEEQLWDAVTQLQPLAPSFVSVTYGAGGSTRERTHATVARIIAEAGLPAAAHLTCVAASKAEIREVAEQYWEAGVRHIVALRGDAGEPGAPFTPHPEGFASAAELVTGLKEIADFEISVAAYPETHPDALSPQDDIDNLKRKLDAGATRAISQFFFSPEAFFRFRDACAASGIDAPILPGILPVTNVAQARKFATACGAAIPAWMDGLFEGLDEKPAARQLVAATVAAELCRRLYAGGVRDFHFYTLNRPELAYAICHMLGKRPVGETA; encoded by the coding sequence ATGACCCCTACCCTCGACCAGCTCAACGAATACCGCACCGCCACCGATACCCCGCTGTTTTCGGGACTGCCGGGCGATGTCGCGGTCAGCTTCGAATTCTTCCCGCCCAAAAGCGCCAAGATGGAAGAACAGCTGTGGGACGCGGTGACGCAGTTGCAGCCGCTTGCCCCCAGCTTCGTTTCGGTGACCTACGGCGCGGGCGGATCGACCCGTGAACGCACCCATGCGACCGTCGCCCGGATCATTGCCGAAGCCGGTCTCCCCGCCGCCGCGCATCTCACCTGCGTTGCCGCATCCAAGGCGGAAATCCGCGAGGTGGCGGAGCAATATTGGGAAGCGGGCGTGCGCCACATCGTCGCGCTGCGCGGCGACGCGGGCGAACCCGGCGCGCCCTTCACCCCGCACCCCGAAGGCTTCGCTAGCGCGGCCGAACTGGTGACGGGCCTCAAGGAGATCGCCGATTTCGAGATTTCGGTCGCCGCCTATCCCGAAACCCACCCCGATGCGCTCAGCCCGCAGGACGATATCGACAACCTGAAGCGCAAGCTTGACGCCGGGGCGACCCGCGCGATCAGCCAGTTCTTCTTCTCGCCCGAGGCGTTCTTCCGCTTCCGCGATGCCTGCGCCGCGAGCGGGATCGATGCGCCGATCCTGCCCGGCATCCTCCCTGTCACCAATGTCGCCCAGGCGCGCAAGTTCGCCACCGCCTGCGGTGCGGCGATCCCGGCGTGGATGGACGGGCTGTTCGAAGGCCTCGACGAAAAGCCCGCCGCGCGCCAGCTGGTTGCCGCCACGGTCGCCGCCGAACTCTGCCGCCGGCTCTATGCGGGCGGGGTGCGCGATTTCCACTTCTACACCCTCAACCGCCCCGAACTGGCCTATGCGATCTGCCACATGCTCGGGAAGCGCCCTGTTGGAGAGACCGCATGA
- a CDS encoding homocysteine S-methyltransferase family protein, with amino-acid sequence MSARQQLLAAAAERVLIFDGAFGTQIQNRKLTEADYAGSLGLPADQKGNNDILALTRPDVIGDITRAYLEAGSDVVSTNTFSANRISQADYAAEDLVADINIASGKLARALADEYAAKDGRPRFVAGAIGPTNKTLSLSPDVEDPGYREIDFDELVAVYKEQAEALVAGGVDFILIETVFDTLNAKAGIMAVKQLERETGQDIPLMISMTLTDLSGRNLSGHTVEAFWYAVRHAKPLTIGLNCSFGAEQLRPHVKVLSQIADTLLLIYPNAGLPNELGEYDEAPETTAGLVADWADHGQVNLLGGCCGSTPDHIAAIARAVAKSAPRTVPHPEPAMRLAGLEAFIAA; translated from the coding sequence ATGAGCGCCCGCCAGCAACTCCTCGCCGCTGCCGCGGAGCGCGTGCTGATCTTCGACGGCGCGTTCGGGACGCAGATCCAGAACCGCAAGCTGACCGAGGCGGATTATGCCGGTTCGCTGGGCCTGCCCGCCGACCAGAAGGGCAATAACGACATCCTCGCGCTGACCCGCCCCGATGTCATCGGCGACATCACCCGCGCCTATCTGGAAGCGGGATCGGATGTGGTTTCGACCAACACCTTCTCGGCCAACCGCATCAGCCAGGCCGATTACGCGGCCGAGGACCTCGTGGCGGATATCAACATCGCCAGCGGCAAGCTCGCCCGCGCGCTCGCCGATGAATATGCCGCCAAGGATGGCCGACCCCGCTTTGTCGCAGGCGCGATCGGGCCGACCAACAAGACCCTCTCGCTCAGCCCCGATGTCGAAGACCCCGGTTACCGCGAGATCGACTTCGATGAACTCGTCGCGGTCTACAAGGAACAGGCCGAAGCGCTGGTTGCGGGCGGGGTGGACTTCATCCTGATCGAAACCGTGTTCGATACCCTCAACGCCAAGGCCGGGATCATGGCGGTCAAGCAGCTGGAGCGGGAGACGGGGCAGGACATCCCGCTGATGATCTCGATGACGCTCACTGACCTTTCGGGTCGCAACCTGTCCGGCCACACGGTCGAGGCGTTCTGGTACGCGGTGCGCCATGCCAAGCCGCTCACCATCGGGCTCAATTGCAGCTTCGGCGCGGAGCAGCTTCGCCCGCATGTGAAGGTGCTCTCGCAGATCGCGGACACGCTGCTGCTGATCTACCCCAACGCAGGGCTCCCCAACGAGCTGGGCGAATATGACGAAGCGCCCGAAACGACCGCTGGGCTGGTCGCTGACTGGGCGGATCACGGGCAGGTCAATCTGCTGGGCGGTTGCTGCGGATCGACGCCGGATCACATCGCCGCGATTGCGCGGGCGGTGGCCAAGTCAGCGCCGCGCACGGTGCCGCACCCCGAGCCCGCCATGCGGCTCGCGGGGCTTGAGGCCTTTATTGCTGCATAG
- the metH gene encoding methionine synthase has translation MNQPSSSARFINIGERTNVTGSAAFKKLIMAGDYAAAVEVARQQVENGAQVIDVNMDEGLLDAVHAMTTFLKLIAAEPDIARVPVMIDSSKFHVIEAGLKCVSGKPIVNSISMKEGEEAFLEHARICMDYGAAVVVMAFDTVGQADTKQRKVEICKRAYDLLVAEGFPPEDIIFDPNIFAVATGIEEHNNYGVDFIEAVKELRELCPYAHYSGGLSNLSFSFRGNEPVRRAMHSVFLYHAIPAGLDMAIVNAGQLDVYDQIDPALRDACEDVILNRDPDATERLITLAESFKGKSVADEKAAEEWRGWAVEKRLEHALVKGIDAHIVDDTEIMRAAIAEAGGRPIEVIEGPLMDGMNVVGDLFGSGKMFLPQVVKSARVMKKAVAHLIPYIEAEKDLLPEEERKAKGKIIMATVKGDVHDIGKNIVGVVLQCNGYDVIDLGVMVPWPTILASANDNKADMIGLSGLITPSLDEMVTVAEEMQRAGMTMPLLIGGATTSKVHTALKIDPAYEGPVIHVLDASRAVGVASKLLSDTQRDEYVAQVEDEYIHVRDARAGKSQSVLLSLEDARANFYDAYLSDKPAPPEQPGVHVFPDWSLEHLRGFIDWTPFFRAWELHGNYPAILTDEVVGETATQLFADANAMLDQIIAEKWLTARGVAGLWPCARDGDDVTIHLPETEEHVRLPFLRQQVKKSRDRANMCLADFIDPNGDWIGGFAVGIHGIDPHSARFQADKDDYSDILLKALADRFAEAFAEALHQHVRTTLWGYAPGEQLTCEALIKEQYRGIRPAPGYPACPDHSLKPILFDLLDAPKNTGLTLTESFAMWPTAAVSGFYFGHPESQYFGVARVGRDQVEEYAARRGVDVATAERWLRPNLD, from the coding sequence ATGAACCAACCCTCTTCCTCCGCCCGCTTCATCAATATCGGTGAACGCACCAACGTCACCGGCTCGGCCGCGTTCAAGAAGCTGATCATGGCGGGCGATTACGCTGCGGCCGTGGAAGTCGCGCGCCAGCAGGTCGAAAACGGCGCGCAGGTGATCGACGTCAACATGGACGAAGGGCTGCTCGACGCGGTCCACGCGATGACGACCTTCCTGAAACTGATCGCCGCCGAACCGGACATCGCCCGCGTGCCGGTGATGATCGACAGCTCGAAATTCCACGTGATCGAGGCGGGGCTGAAGTGCGTCAGCGGCAAGCCGATCGTCAATTCGATCAGCATGAAGGAGGGCGAGGAAGCCTTTCTCGAACACGCCCGCATCTGCATGGATTACGGCGCGGCGGTGGTCGTCATGGCCTTCGACACGGTCGGTCAGGCCGACACCAAGCAGCGCAAGGTCGAAATCTGCAAGCGCGCCTATGATCTGCTGGTGGCGGAAGGCTTCCCGCCCGAGGACATCATTTTCGATCCCAACATCTTCGCGGTGGCGACGGGGATCGAGGAACACAACAACTACGGCGTCGACTTCATCGAAGCGGTGAAGGAACTGCGCGAGCTCTGCCCCTACGCCCATTATTCGGGCGGGTTGTCCAACCTCAGCTTCAGCTTCCGCGGCAACGAGCCCGTGCGCCGCGCGATGCATTCGGTGTTCCTCTATCACGCCATTCCGGCGGGCCTCGACATGGCGATTGTCAACGCCGGGCAATTGGACGTTTACGACCAGATCGACCCGGCGCTGCGCGACGCCTGCGAGGACGTGATCCTCAACCGCGATCCCGACGCGACCGAGCGCCTCATCACGCTCGCCGAAAGCTTCAAGGGCAAGTCGGTCGCCGATGAAAAGGCTGCCGAGGAATGGCGCGGCTGGGCGGTCGAAAAGCGGCTCGAACACGCGCTGGTCAAGGGGATCGACGCGCATATCGTCGACGATACCGAAATCATGCGCGCCGCCATCGCCGAAGCCGGTGGCCGCCCGATCGAAGTGATCGAAGGCCCGTTGATGGACGGCATGAACGTGGTCGGCGACCTGTTCGGTTCCGGCAAGATGTTCCTGCCGCAGGTGGTCAAATCCGCCCGCGTGATGAAGAAGGCCGTGGCCCACCTCATCCCCTATATCGAGGCCGAGAAAGACCTGCTCCCCGAGGAAGAGCGCAAGGCCAAGGGCAAGATCATCATGGCGACGGTGAAGGGCGATGTGCACGACATCGGCAAGAATATCGTCGGCGTCGTGCTCCAGTGCAACGGCTATGACGTGATCGACCTTGGCGTGATGGTGCCGTGGCCCACGATCCTCGCATCCGCCAATGACAACAAGGCCGACATGATCGGGCTTTCCGGCCTCATCACCCCTTCGCTCGACGAGATGGTCACGGTCGCCGAGGAAATGCAGCGCGCCGGCATGACCATGCCGCTGCTGATCGGCGGGGCGACCACATCCAAGGTGCACACCGCCTTGAAGATCGACCCGGCTTACGAAGGCCCGGTGATCCACGTGCTCGACGCGAGCCGTGCGGTGGGCGTGGCGTCCAAGCTGCTCTCCGACACCCAGCGCGATGAATATGTCGCGCAGGTCGAAGACGAATATATCCACGTGCGCGATGCGCGCGCGGGCAAGTCGCAGAGCGTGCTGCTCAGCCTCGAGGACGCGCGGGCGAATTTCTACGACGCCTATCTGTCGGACAAGCCCGCTCCGCCCGAGCAGCCGGGGGTGCATGTGTTTCCCGACTGGTCGCTGGAGCACCTGCGCGGCTTCATCGACTGGACGCCGTTCTTCCGCGCATGGGAGTTGCACGGCAATTACCCCGCGATCCTCACCGACGAAGTGGTGGGCGAAACCGCGACGCAGCTGTTTGCCGATGCCAACGCGATGCTCGACCAGATCATCGCCGAAAAGTGGCTGACCGCGCGCGGCGTGGCGGGCCTGTGGCCCTGCGCGCGTGACGGGGACGATGTGACCATCCACCTGCCGGAAACCGAGGAGCATGTGCGCCTTCCCTTCCTGCGCCAGCAGGTCAAGAAATCGCGCGACCGGGCCAACATGTGCCTGGCCGATTTCATCGACCCGAACGGCGACTGGATCGGCGGCTTTGCGGTCGGCATTCACGGGATCGACCCGCACTCGGCGCGCTTCCAGGCCGACAAGGACGATTATTCGGATATCCTGCTGAAGGCGCTCGCCGACCGCTTTGCCGAGGCCTTTGCCGAGGCGCTGCACCAGCACGTGCGCACCACGCTGTGGGGTTATGCCCCGGGCGAGCAGCTCACCTGCGAGGCGCTGATCAAGGAGCAATATCGCGGCATCCGCCCGGCGCCGGGCTATCCCGCCTGCCCCGATCACTCGCTGAAGCCGATCCTGTTCGACCTGCTCGACGCGCCGAAGAACACCGGCCTGACGCTGACCGAAAGCTTCGCCATGTGGCCGACGGCTGCGGTTTCCGGCTTCTACTTTGGCCATCCCGAAAGCCAGTATTTCGGCGTCGCCCGCGTGGGCCGCGATCAGGTAGAGGAATATGCCGCGCGGCGCGGCGTTGACGTGGCGACGGCAGAGCGCTGGCTGCGGCCGAATCTCGATTGA
- a CDS encoding serine hydrolase domain-containing protein — protein MIRRILAAPLLLGALVAVPSAAEVYTPPPPATVVVAFDRESIRPLIVEGLANKETGRPVEANDPVRIASISKLIMALTALRLMDEGKVDLDRDVSDYLGWNLRSPHHPDAPVTLAHLLSHRAGLSDKAGYVIPLGEGLEAKLADPAAWRDTGPPGEAAFEYANLGSPLVATTLEAASGERYDRLVERLVFAPLGVKACLNWIGCDAEMQARKVTLYRHTGEVAADGADRLSPACTIPVAEGQACDLSNYVPGTNASIFSPQGGVRIGMVDLAKIGQALISWRDERLLATETFKRLAKSAFFGETGAQELFCHYGLGLQAIEMGVIDCNDALFGRGPWLGHPGEAYGLLSGLWVDGEGKQGFVYFTTQNPPPEGGEDTGNFTPREKALMAQALGMVEKP, from the coding sequence ATGATCCGCCGCATCCTCGCCGCTCCCCTGCTCCTTGGGGCCCTCGTCGCCGTTCCCTCCGCTGCCGAGGTTTACACGCCCCCGCCGCCCGCGACGGTGGTGGTGGCGTTTGACCGCGAGAGCATCCGCCCGCTGATCGTCGAAGGGCTGGCGAACAAGGAGACAGGGCGCCCGGTCGAAGCCAATGATCCCGTGCGGATTGCGTCGATCTCAAAGCTGATCATGGCGCTGACCGCGCTGCGGCTGATGGACGAGGGGAAGGTCGATCTCGACCGCGACGTTTCCGACTACCTCGGCTGGAACCTGCGCTCGCCCCATCATCCCGATGCGCCGGTGACGCTTGCGCACCTGCTGTCCCACCGCGCGGGTCTCAGCGACAAGGCGGGCTATGTCATCCCCCTGGGCGAGGGCCTTGAAGCCAAGCTCGCCGACCCTGCCGCGTGGCGTGACACTGGCCCGCCGGGCGAAGCGGCGTTCGAATATGCCAACCTCGGTTCCCCACTGGTCGCCACCACGCTCGAAGCGGCGAGCGGCGAGCGGTATGACCGGCTGGTCGAGCGGCTGGTGTTTGCGCCGCTCGGGGTGAAGGCGTGCCTCAACTGGATCGGCTGCGATGCGGAGATGCAGGCCCGCAAGGTGACGCTCTACCGCCACACCGGCGAAGTCGCCGCCGATGGCGCAGACAGGCTGTCGCCCGCCTGCACGATCCCGGTGGCTGAGGGGCAGGCGTGCGATCTTTCCAACTATGTTCCCGGCACCAATGCCTCGATCTTCTCGCCACAGGGCGGGGTGCGGATCGGGATGGTCGATCTGGCGAAGATCGGGCAGGCGCTGATCAGTTGGCGGGACGAGAGATTGCTTGCGACAGAGACATTCAAGCGCCTCGCCAAGTCGGCATTTTTTGGTGAAACCGGGGCGCAGGAGTTATTCTGTCATTACGGACTCGGGCTGCAAGCGATCGAAATGGGTGTGATCGATTGTAATGACGCCTTGTTCGGAAGAGGGCCGTGGCTCGGACATCCTGGCGAGGCCTACGGGTTGCTCTCGGGGCTGTGGGTTGATGGCGAGGGCAAACAGGGCTTCGTCTATTTCACCACCCAGAACCCGCCCCCTGAAGGCGGCGAAGATACCGGCAATTTCACCCCGCGCGAGAAGGCGCTGATGGCGCAAGCGCTGGGGATGGTGGAGAAGCCATAA
- a CDS encoding cation:proton antiporter, producing the protein MNLTEIYLIALTIIFAVPWLVWRVLRTDYWAPLVVVQIVGGILLGPGVLGAVFPDYYAFVFRPDVIIALNGVAWWAVMLFVWIAGIELDLSQAWKHRGETGLTAGLALGMPLLAGTAAAAVILQFPGWRGAQGEYWQALLGIGMACAVTALPILVLLMEKLGILREAIGQRILRYASLDDIAIWGVLALILLDWERIGRQAIFLVGFTLAAIAVRWLMKRLSENDRWPVGLIWLAICGLAGDWSGLHYMVGAFLAGVVLDAKWFGHEAMDRFRNVVLLTVMPVFFLSTGLRTQWEGGGLAVFGVAALLLAAAVGGKLLGVHIAGRLLGWSRTEASLIGWLLQTKALIMIIFANILLDKQVITPTTFTALLLMAVGSTMLTTPLATPLLKKLGDRVKAEA; encoded by the coding sequence ATGAACCTCACTGAAATCTATCTGATCGCGCTGACGATCATCTTCGCCGTGCCGTGGCTCGTCTGGCGTGTGCTGCGCACAGATTACTGGGCGCCGCTGGTGGTGGTGCAGATCGTGGGCGGCATTCTGCTCGGCCCCGGCGTGCTGGGCGCGGTGTTCCCGGACTACTATGCCTTCGTGTTCCGGCCCGACGTGATCATCGCGCTGAACGGCGTCGCGTGGTGGGCGGTGATGCTGTTCGTGTGGATCGCGGGGATCGAACTCGACCTGTCGCAAGCATGGAAGCACCGCGGCGAGACCGGGCTGACCGCAGGGCTGGCGCTGGGAATGCCGCTACTCGCAGGAACGGCGGCGGCGGCGGTGATCCTGCAATTCCCCGGCTGGCGGGGTGCGCAGGGGGAGTATTGGCAGGCCTTGCTGGGCATCGGCATGGCATGTGCGGTCACGGCGCTGCCGATCCTTGTGCTGCTGATGGAGAAGCTGGGCATCCTGCGCGAGGCGATCGGCCAGCGCATCCTGCGCTATGCCAGCCTCGATGATATCGCGATCTGGGGCGTGCTGGCGCTGATCCTGCTCGATTGGGAGCGGATCGGACGGCAGGCGATCTTCCTCGTCGGCTTTACGCTGGCCGCTATCGCCGTGCGCTGGCTGATGAAGCGCCTGTCGGAGAATGACCGTTGGCCGGTGGGCCTGATCTGGCTCGCGATCTGCGGGCTGGCGGGCGACTGGTCTGGCCTGCACTACATGGTCGGCGCGTTCCTTGCGGGCGTGGTGCTCGATGCCAAGTGGTTCGGCCATGAAGCGATGGACCGCTTCCGCAATGTCGTGCTGCTGACGGTGATGCCGGTGTTCTTCCTCTCCACCGGCCTGCGCACCCAATGGGAGGGCGGCGGGCTTGCCGTGTTCGGCGTCGCAGCGCTGCTGCTGGCCGCGGCGGTGGGGGGCAAGCTGCTGGGCGTCCACATCGCCGGACGCCTGCTCGGCTGGAGCCGCACCGAGGCGAGCCTGATCGGCTGGCTGCTCCAGACCAAGGCGCTGATCATGATCATCTTCGCCAACATCCTGCTCGACAAGCAGGTCATCACGCCCACGACCTTCACCGCGCTGCTGCTGATGGCGGTGGGCAGCACGATGCTGACGACGCCGCTGGCAACGCCCTTGCTGAAGAAGCTGGGGGATCGGGTGAAGGCGGAGGCTTAG